In a genomic window of Salegentibacter salegens:
- a CDS encoding glucoamylase family protein, with protein MTNYKSILSFFIFTLLLSSCKNEADKKERELEKAETGTLSEEALLDTVQKQTLKYFWDYAEPNSGMARERYHPDGDYPKNDSHVVTTGGSGFGLMAIVAGIEREFIPRDSAVSRLDKIADFLDNAPRFHGVWPHWLNGETGETQAFSDKDNGGDLVETSFLAQGFIVVREYLKNGNEEEKAVAAKYDELWKGIEWEWYTNNKNGLYWHWSPDYQWEMDFMIEGYNECLITYVMAASSPDHAIDAKAYHDGWARSGNIVSDKEAYGIPLILKHNTRGDKAGPLFWAHYSYLGLNPKGLEDKYANYWDLNVNHTKINYEYAQENPNNSATYNENSWGLTASYTRNEDDGIGYTAHSPDTDRGVVSPTAAISSIPYTPELSLNAMRYFFEDQNELLWGPAGFYDAYSLEGEDWVAPKYLAIDQGPQVVMIENYRSRLIWDLFMGAPEVQNGLDKLGFSY; from the coding sequence ATGACTAACTATAAATCAATTCTAAGTTTTTTTATATTCACTTTATTACTTTCTAGTTGTAAAAATGAAGCCGATAAAAAAGAGAGAGAGCTAGAAAAGGCAGAAACTGGAACCCTTTCAGAAGAAGCATTATTAGATACGGTTCAGAAGCAAACCCTTAAATACTTCTGGGATTATGCAGAACCAAATTCCGGAATGGCCCGCGAACGCTATCATCCAGATGGGGATTACCCAAAAAACGATTCGCACGTAGTCACAACAGGTGGGTCTGGGTTTGGGTTAATGGCAATTGTTGCAGGTATAGAACGAGAATTTATTCCAAGAGATTCAGCGGTTTCCCGCTTAGATAAAATTGCCGATTTTTTAGATAATGCTCCAAGATTTCACGGGGTTTGGCCACACTGGTTAAACGGTGAAACTGGGGAAACTCAAGCTTTTAGTGATAAAGATAATGGTGGAGACCTTGTGGAAACTTCATTTTTAGCCCAGGGATTTATCGTAGTTCGTGAATATTTAAAAAATGGAAATGAAGAAGAAAAAGCAGTTGCTGCAAAATATGATGAGCTTTGGAAAGGCATAGAATGGGAATGGTACACCAATAATAAAAACGGACTCTACTGGCACTGGTCACCAGATTATCAATGGGAAATGGACTTTATGATCGAAGGCTATAATGAGTGTTTGATCACTTACGTAATGGCTGCTTCTTCTCCAGATCACGCGATTGATGCTAAAGCTTATCACGATGGTTGGGCTCGTAGCGGTAATATTGTAAGCGATAAAGAAGCCTACGGAATTCCGTTAATACTGAAGCATAACACCCGTGGTGATAAAGCCGGTCCGCTTTTTTGGGCACATTATTCTTATTTAGGATTGAATCCGAAGGGACTTGAAGATAAATACGCTAATTATTGGGATTTGAATGTAAACCACACAAAAATCAATTATGAGTACGCGCAGGAAAATCCGAATAATTCTGCAACCTATAACGAAAATTCCTGGGGCTTAACGGCCAGTTATACCCGTAATGAAGATGATGGAATAGGTTACACTGCTCATTCCCCAGACACCGATCGCGGTGTGGTTTCTCCAACTGCAGCCATTAGTTCTATTCCCTATACGCCAGAGCTCTCTTTAAATGCAATGCGTTACTTCTTTGAGGACCAAAACGAATTGCTTTGGGGCCCAGCTGGATTTTATGATGCCTATAGCCTGGAAGGTGAAGATTGGGTAGCACCAAAATATTTGGCGATAGATCAGGGACCGCAAGTAGTAATGATAGAGAATTATAGATCAAGATTAATCTGGGATCTATTTATGGGTGCCCCTGAAGTTCAAAATGGATTAGATAAACTTGGTTTTTCTTATTAA
- a CDS encoding carboxylesterase family protein, with protein MKKRFLYVLVVFLVILLVVPFSVNAQEKESFKKEHFIKNADTLNYRILFPKDFSEDKEYPVVLFLHGAGERGDDNQSQLTHGSELFLKHQEEFPAIVIFPQAPKEDYWAKVEVNRDTVPFQFDFMNKKPATKSLQLVMDLMDEMQAEAFVNSDRIYVGGLSMGGMGTFELIYKKPEMFAAAFAICGGANPEIAKEYPEGFNIWLFHGKKDDVVLPEYSEAMARAINHYGGNAKLSLYPNDNHNSWDSAFAEPNLLPWLFSHNKEE; from the coding sequence ATGAAAAAAAGATTTTTATACGTATTGGTTGTTTTTCTGGTGATTCTACTCGTAGTTCCATTTTCAGTAAATGCACAGGAGAAGGAATCCTTTAAAAAAGAACATTTTATTAAAAATGCTGATACTTTGAATTACCGTATTCTTTTTCCGAAGGATTTTTCTGAAGATAAAGAATATCCTGTGGTATTGTTTCTGCACGGTGCAGGAGAAAGGGGCGACGATAACCAATCACAATTAACACACGGCAGTGAATTGTTTCTGAAGCATCAGGAAGAATTTCCAGCGATAGTTATTTTTCCGCAGGCACCAAAAGAAGATTACTGGGCAAAAGTTGAGGTGAATCGGGATACCGTGCCTTTCCAATTCGATTTTATGAATAAAAAACCTGCAACAAAATCTTTACAATTAGTAATGGATTTAATGGATGAAATGCAGGCTGAAGCCTTTGTGAATTCTGATAGAATTTATGTGGGTGGACTTTCAATGGGAGGAATGGGAACCTTTGAACTCATTTACAAAAAACCTGAAATGTTTGCCGCAGCTTTTGCTATTTGTGGTGGTGCCAATCCTGAAATCGCTAAAGAATATCCTGAAGGTTTCAATATTTGGCTTTTCCATGGAAAAAAGGATGATGTAGTACTCCCGGAATATTCAGAAGCAATGGCCCGCGCCATTAATCATTACGGAGGAAATGCTAAACTTTCGCTTTATCCAAATGATAACCATAACAGCTGGGATTCAGCCTTTGCAGAACCTAATTTATTGCCCTGGTTATTCTCTCATAATAAGGAAGAATAG
- a CDS encoding glycoside hydrolase family 2 TIM barrel-domain containing protein has protein sequence MKTAYHLFVLSFFLSLNLFAQRNIQTINSAWEFSSEKNEKTEIVNIPHTWNDEDAFRDGKEYFRGKGIYQKTLFVPQEWQQQQAFLKFEGSNQITTVFVNDKKIGEHRGGYTGFVFDISEALNYGEANQLRIEVDNAHNTDIPPLDADFNFYGGIYRDLQLILTNKIHFELENEATGNMIIKTPDVSAENAQVTFESQIVNHSETTKNLQVSVDIFSPEKQKIETLSKQVQLSPAENKSVSFSKEINHPELWSPDAPSLYYAVAKISEENSEEILDEIDSKFGLRWFEVSTEKGFVLNGKPIKLIGANRHQDFKGLGNALPNKIHKSDYKTIKEMGANVIRTAHYPQDPEVYKICDELGLLVWTEVPVINDVTDTDAYHDVSLKMQREQILQFYNHPSIVMWGLMNEIFIRLVFNNQITEEEKTAKIKTSVELAEKLEKETKRLDPDRLTVMALHENELYNESGIADIPDVIGWNLYFGWYSPGLDSFGEFLDDQHKRYPDRPLFISEYGPGADSRIQTDDPKPWDYSESYQLKLHRSYLNQVQERDFVFGMTAWNFADFGSSFRQDSRPYINQKGLVNIDRSKKDIYHYYQARLLEEAFIYIAGKNYEKRYPKDQNDSITITVFSNAEEVKLKVDDSEFTSEVDDGIAVFELSLSEGKHQLTATDGTVSHSREIEVKYRKNLVPEIDQNAIMINVGTHVNFTDEITGETWISDQEYSDGSFGYAGGEVYQKNSSKFQGTASDIQGTEDDPLFQTMREGIEAYKFDVKEGNYRVTLLFAEPEYNASEENIYNLSEAEKKEISGLRSFDVKINGKTLSRDFNLARDFGRLRAVEISYEVITEDGISVEFKENSGKALLSGIKLEKL, from the coding sequence ATGAAAACCGCATATCACCTTTTCGTTCTCTCCTTCTTTTTGAGTTTGAATCTTTTTGCCCAAAGAAATATTCAAACCATAAACTCAGCCTGGGAATTTTCTTCGGAAAAAAATGAGAAAACCGAAATTGTAAATATTCCCCACACCTGGAATGATGAAGATGCTTTCCGCGATGGGAAAGAATATTTCCGCGGAAAAGGGATTTATCAAAAAACGCTATTTGTACCGCAGGAATGGCAGCAACAACAGGCATTTTTAAAGTTTGAGGGCAGTAATCAAATCACCACTGTTTTTGTAAATGATAAAAAGATTGGTGAACATCGCGGCGGTTACACAGGTTTCGTTTTTGATATTTCTGAAGCACTAAATTATGGCGAAGCTAACCAGCTAAGAATTGAGGTTGATAATGCGCACAACACCGATATTCCCCCGCTGGATGCCGATTTCAATTTCTACGGCGGAATTTATCGCGATCTACAACTCATTCTCACTAACAAAATCCACTTTGAACTCGAAAATGAAGCTACCGGGAATATGATTATTAAAACTCCTGATGTTTCTGCGGAAAATGCCCAGGTTACTTTTGAAAGCCAAATCGTAAATCATTCTGAAACTACAAAAAACCTACAGGTGAGTGTAGATATTTTCAGTCCAGAAAAACAGAAAATCGAAACTTTATCCAAACAAGTTCAGCTTTCGCCTGCTGAAAATAAATCGGTTAGTTTCAGCAAAGAAATCAATCATCCGGAATTATGGTCGCCAGATGCGCCCAGTTTATATTATGCCGTAGCGAAGATTTCCGAAGAGAATTCCGAAGAAATTTTAGATGAAATAGATTCCAAATTCGGATTGCGTTGGTTTGAAGTGAGCACCGAAAAAGGCTTTGTTTTAAACGGAAAACCCATAAAACTCATTGGCGCCAACCGTCACCAGGATTTTAAAGGTTTAGGCAATGCATTGCCCAACAAGATCCATAAATCAGATTATAAAACCATAAAAGAAATGGGCGCTAATGTGATTCGTACGGCGCATTATCCGCAGGATCCAGAAGTTTACAAAATATGCGACGAACTTGGTTTATTGGTGTGGACTGAGGTTCCTGTAATCAACGATGTCACCGATACCGATGCTTACCACGATGTTTCACTTAAAATGCAACGCGAGCAAATTCTGCAGTTTTACAATCATCCTTCCATAGTAATGTGGGGCCTAATGAATGAGATCTTTATCAGGTTAGTTTTCAATAATCAGATCACTGAGGAAGAAAAAACTGCCAAGATCAAAACCTCGGTGGAACTGGCCGAAAAGCTGGAAAAAGAAACCAAACGCCTGGACCCCGATCGATTGACCGTGATGGCTTTGCACGAAAACGAATTATACAACGAATCTGGAATTGCTGACATTCCCGATGTAATTGGCTGGAACCTTTATTTTGGCTGGTATTCTCCCGGTTTGGATAGTTTCGGCGAGTTTTTAGATGATCAGCACAAACGTTATCCCGACAGACCCCTCTTCATTTCGGAATATGGTCCGGGTGCCGATTCCAGGATTCAGACCGATGATCCCAAACCCTGGGATTATTCTGAAAGCTATCAATTAAAACTCCATAGAAGTTATTTAAACCAGGTGCAGGAGCGGGATTTCGTATTTGGAATGACCGCCTGGAATTTCGCCGATTTTGGTTCTTCATTTCGGCAGGATTCTCGCCCTTATATCAATCAGAAAGGTTTGGTTAATATAGACAGGAGCAAAAAAGACATTTACCATTATTACCAGGCGAGATTACTGGAAGAAGCTTTTATATATATTGCCGGGAAAAATTATGAAAAACGCTATCCGAAAGACCAAAATGATAGTATAACAATTACGGTTTTTTCAAATGCTGAAGAGGTAAAATTGAAAGTAGATGATTCTGAATTCACCTCGGAAGTTGATGATGGTATTGCAGTTTTTGAACTTTCCCTTTCGGAAGGAAAACATCAATTAACCGCTACAGACGGAACAGTTTCACATTCCCGGGAAATTGAGGTGAAATACCGAAAAAACCTTGTTCCTGAAATTGATCAAAACGCGATAATGATAAACGTGGGAACCCACGTGAATTTCACCGATGAAATTACCGGCGAAACCTGGATTAGTGACCAGGAATATAGTGATGGTAGCTTTGGTTATGCTGGCGGAGAGGTTTACCAGAAAAACAGCAGCAAATTCCAGGGAACAGCTTCAGATATCCAAGGCACCGAAGACGATCCGCTTTTTCAAACGATGCGGGAAGGAATTGAAGCCTATAAATTTGATGTAAAAGAAGGAAATTACCGTGTGACACTACTCTTCGCCGAACCTGAATATAATGCTTCCGAAGAAAATATTTATAACCTGAGTGAAGCTGAGAAAAAGGAAATTTCCGGCTTAAGAAGTTTTGATGTAAAAATTAATGGAAAAACACTTTCCAGAGACTTCAACCTGGCTCGGGATTTTGGCAGACTTCGGGCAGTTGAAATTTCTTATGAGGTAATAACCGAGGATGGGATTTCAGTAGAATTTAAAGAGAATTCAGGAAAAGCATTATTATCCGGAATTAAATTAGAAAAATTGTAA
- a CDS encoding glucoamylase family protein, translating into MFRTLYFIGLVLIFSSCSGDDGPGYQEPFDPDSENEEEEKLTDEELLEKVQEQTFKYFWDFAGTNSGLARERSQDDAYGGEGRNIVTTGGSGFGLAAFPVAVERGWINRAEAVERLEKILDFLEEVPTYHGAFSHWYLDDVAQTRQFGDMDDGGDLVETAFLMQGLLINRQYFSEETSISERITELWEAVEWDWYTQGENVLYWHWSPTYNFQKDLKIQGWNESLMVYVLAASSPTHSIEPEVYHQGWASNGAMVNDRQHYGLDLPLGPSYGGPLFFAHYSFIGLDPRNLSDEYANYWEQNVAHSLIHYNYAIDNPKNFEGYGENSWGFTASDNYEGYSAHSPANDLGVITPTAALSSFPYAPEESMKALRYFYEEMGDELWGPYGFYDAFSEEENWVADGYLAIDQGPIISMIENHRTGLLWDLFMQDEEIQAGLEKLGFNY; encoded by the coding sequence ATGTTTAGAACCTTATATTTTATAGGATTAGTACTTATTTTTTCTTCCTGCTCGGGTGATGATGGTCCCGGCTACCAGGAACCTTTTGATCCTGATTCAGAAAATGAAGAAGAAGAAAAATTGACAGATGAAGAATTACTGGAAAAAGTTCAGGAACAAACCTTTAAATATTTCTGGGATTTTGCCGGCACTAATTCCGGGTTAGCCCGAGAACGCTCCCAGGACGATGCTTATGGAGGTGAAGGAAGAAATATTGTTACCACCGGAGGCTCCGGTTTTGGCCTGGCGGCTTTTCCCGTTGCTGTAGAGCGCGGCTGGATAAACAGAGCTGAAGCAGTTGAAAGACTGGAAAAAATTTTAGACTTTTTGGAAGAAGTTCCCACCTATCACGGCGCGTTTTCTCACTGGTATTTAGACGATGTTGCTCAAACCCGGCAATTCGGGGATATGGATGATGGTGGTGATCTTGTAGAAACTGCTTTTCTTATGCAGGGCTTACTAATTAACCGACAGTATTTTTCCGAAGAAACAAGTATTTCAGAACGAATCACTGAACTGTGGGAAGCTGTAGAATGGGATTGGTACACCCAGGGAGAAAATGTGCTTTACTGGCACTGGTCCCCAACTTATAATTTTCAGAAAGATTTAAAAATTCAGGGTTGGAATGAATCTCTTATGGTTTATGTGCTTGCTGCATCATCACCTACTCATTCCATTGAACCTGAAGTTTATCACCAGGGCTGGGCATCAAATGGCGCTATGGTAAATGATCGTCAGCATTACGGACTTGATCTACCGCTTGGGCCATCATATGGCGGTCCTTTATTCTTTGCACACTATTCTTTTATTGGCCTTGATCCTCGAAATCTAAGCGATGAATACGCTAATTATTGGGAACAAAATGTTGCGCATAGTCTTATTCATTATAATTATGCGATAGATAATCCTAAAAACTTTGAAGGATATGGCGAAAACAGCTGGGGTTTTACCGCCAGTGATAATTATGAAGGTTATTCGGCACACAGCCCGGCAAACGATTTGGGGGTAATTACGCCTACGGCAGCTTTATCTTCTTTCCCATATGCCCCGGAAGAATCTATGAAAGCTCTACGCTATTTTTATGAAGAAATGGGTGATGAACTATGGGGACCTTATGGGTTCTACGATGCGTTTTCTGAGGAAGAAAACTGGGTGGCCGATGGTTACCTCGCTATAGACCAGGGGCCAATAATTTCAATGATAGAAAATCATAGAACTGGTTTACTTTGGGATCTTTTTATGCAAGATGAAGAAATACAGGCCGGTTTAGAAAAACTGGGGTTTAATTATTAA
- the bglX gene encoding beta-glucosidase BglX has protein sequence MKNFNLSVALLFFIGLSSLYAQEKIQQVEDILEKMTLEEKIGQLNLLTPGGGVATGSVVSEDVEAKIKAGNVGGVFGVSSPEKVRQAQKLAVENSRLGIPLLIGSDVIHGYKTTFPIPLGLSSSWDMELIKETAQIAAKEATADGINWNFSPMVDIARDPRWGRIAEGAGEDPYLGSQVAKAMVEGYQGDDFTAPHTMIATVKHLALYGASEAGRDYNSVDMSKIKMFNEYLPPYKAAVDAGVASAMTSFNDIHGVPASGNKWLITDLFRERWGFEGFVVSDYTSVNEMIAHGMGDLQDVSALAINAGLDMDMVGEGFLTTLKKSVEEGRVSEEQITKAARRILEAKHKLGLLDDPYLYSDESRPEKDILSEENRAVARKAARRSFVLLKKHENTLPLAKDAKITLVGPLADNKNNMLGTWAPTGDPQLSIPVLEGIKNVAPDAQITYAKGANISNDTTFAKNVNVFGPRIEISEETPETMIEEALEVSKDADVIVAVVGEATEMSGEAASRTDLNIPDSQKKLVRELVKTGKPVVLVLMSGRPLVISEEMEMPVSILQVWHPGIEAGNAIADVLFGDYNPSGKLTATWPRNVGQIPIYYRMKTTGRPAASPSEFEKFKSNYLDVENTPQLPFGYGLSYTDFEYGEAETSADKLSENGSITITTTVANTGDFDGEEVVQLYIHDKVRSITPPMKELKAFKKVEIKKGESKEVSFEITTEDLKFYNADLDFVVEPGEFEFFVAGSSDHEFTNEFTVEE, from the coding sequence ATGAAAAATTTTAATCTGTCAGTCGCTTTGCTGTTTTTTATAGGACTTTCAAGTTTGTACGCACAGGAAAAGATCCAGCAGGTAGAGGATATACTGGAAAAAATGACACTGGAAGAAAAGATTGGTCAGCTTAATTTGCTTACTCCGGGTGGTGGCGTTGCTACGGGATCAGTAGTAAGTGAAGATGTGGAAGCGAAGATCAAAGCCGGAAATGTAGGTGGAGTTTTTGGTGTTTCCAGCCCCGAAAAAGTTAGACAGGCCCAGAAGCTTGCTGTAGAGAATTCACGTTTGGGAATTCCATTGCTTATCGGGTCTGATGTTATTCACGGGTATAAAACTACGTTTCCTATTCCATTGGGACTTTCTTCCAGCTGGGATATGGAGTTAATAAAGGAAACCGCGCAAATTGCGGCTAAAGAAGCCACGGCTGATGGAATCAACTGGAACTTCTCGCCAATGGTAGATATCGCTCGCGATCCGCGTTGGGGACGAATTGCTGAAGGTGCCGGGGAAGATCCTTATTTGGGTTCCCAGGTTGCAAAAGCGATGGTAGAAGGTTACCAGGGCGACGATTTTACTGCGCCACATACGATGATCGCCACGGTGAAACATTTGGCACTTTACGGAGCTTCTGAAGCCGGGCGAGATTACAACTCGGTAGATATGAGTAAGATTAAAATGTTCAATGAATACTTGCCACCATATAAAGCAGCTGTAGATGCAGGTGTTGCCAGCGCAATGACTTCTTTTAACGATATTCACGGCGTTCCTGCTTCAGGAAATAAATGGTTGATTACCGATTTGTTCCGGGAGCGTTGGGGTTTTGAAGGTTTTGTGGTTTCAGATTATACTTCGGTAAATGAAATGATCGCCCACGGAATGGGAGATTTGCAGGATGTTTCGGCATTGGCTATAAACGCCGGTCTCGATATGGATATGGTTGGTGAAGGTTTTTTAACCACCCTGAAGAAATCTGTTGAAGAAGGCAGGGTTTCCGAAGAACAGATCACCAAAGCGGCTCGCAGAATTCTGGAAGCAAAACATAAACTGGGACTTTTAGACGATCCATATTTATATTCAGATGAAAGCAGGCCCGAAAAAGATATTCTTTCCGAAGAAAATAGGGCGGTAGCAAGAAAAGCTGCAAGACGTTCTTTTGTGCTGTTGAAAAAGCACGAAAATACACTGCCTTTAGCTAAAGATGCTAAAATTACATTGGTTGGACCTTTGGCTGATAATAAGAATAATATGTTGGGAACCTGGGCGCCAACAGGTGATCCACAACTTTCAATTCCGGTTTTAGAAGGAATAAAAAATGTTGCTCCAGATGCTCAAATCACTTATGCAAAAGGCGCCAATATTAGTAATGACACAACTTTTGCCAAAAACGTAAATGTATTTGGACCGCGTATCGAGATTTCAGAAGAAACTCCTGAAACAATGATTGAGGAAGCTTTAGAGGTTTCAAAAGATGCCGATGTAATTGTTGCTGTGGTGGGAGAGGCTACCGAAATGAGCGGGGAAGCTGCCAGCCGTACCGATCTAAATATTCCTGATAGTCAGAAAAAATTGGTCAGGGAACTTGTGAAAACCGGGAAGCCGGTAGTTTTAGTATTAATGAGTGGTCGTCCATTAGTGATTTCGGAAGAGATGGAAATGCCGGTGAGTATCCTACAGGTTTGGCATCCAGGCATAGAAGCAGGTAATGCAATTGCCGATGTGCTTTTTGGTGATTATAATCCTTCAGGAAAGTTAACCGCTACCTGGCCTAGGAATGTTGGACAAATTCCAATTTATTACCGAATGAAAACTACCGGGAGACCGGCGGCATCACCATCGGAATTCGAGAAATTCAAATCTAATTATTTAGATGTTGAAAATACCCCGCAATTGCCATTTGGCTATGGGTTGTCTTATACCGATTTTGAATATGGTGAAGCTGAAACGAGCGCTGATAAATTAAGCGAAAACGGAAGTATCACCATTACCACTACAGTTGCCAATACCGGTGATTTTGATGGGGAAGAAGTGGTGCAGCTATATATTCACGACAAAGTTCGCAGTATTACACCGCCAATGAAGGAATTAAAAGCCTTTAAAAAAGTGGAAATAAAGAAAGGAGAATCTAAAGAAGTGAGTTTTGAGATCACTACTGAAGATCTGAAATTTTATAATGCAGATCTGGATTTTGTAGTAGAACCCGGCGAATTCGAATTTTTCGTTGCCGGAAGTTCAGACCACGAATTTACGAATGAATTTACGGTAGAGGAGTAG
- a CDS encoding family 43 glycosylhydrolase, giving the protein MMKNFKKVFTITAILFGAILNAQEVVPETYINPLDIDYTYMVYNSSKNISYRSGADPAVIEFQGEYYMFVTRSFGYWHSKDLINWEFIKPDQWFFEGSNAPTAFNYNDSLVYFAGDPAGYGSILYTDDPKSGEWTPTASISNNIQDSELFIDDDGKTYLYWGSSNVHPLRVKMLDKDDRFIETGVEKELFNLVEEEHGWERFGENNYHPTLKEGYMEGASMTKHDGKYYLQYAAPGTQFNVYADAAYVGKSPLGPFKYMKNNPMSFKPGGFANGAGHGITMKQTNGQYWHFATMALASNSHWERRLSMFPTYFDDEGLMYTITSYGDYPLYGPDHPTKAGLHNGWMLLSYQGKTRVSSSQMQVRKSTSTYDDFDITEMPLERNNEGEIISKLLTDESPKSYWVAEANDDKQWVEIEMLSPGNIYAFQLNFHDEESGIYTRTEGLRHRFTLEVSEDSENWETVVDRSKSFKDTPNAYIPLNQPVKGKYVRYNNIEVPGNNLALSEIRVFGKGLGKKPAKVKDFEISRQEDRRDAAFSWNPVKGAQGYNIRWGIAPDKLYHAWLIYDENEHFMRNLDRDTKYYFQIEAFNENGISEKTEVQEVK; this is encoded by the coding sequence ATGATGAAAAATTTCAAAAAGGTATTTACAATTACAGCTATACTTTTTGGTGCAATTTTAAATGCACAAGAAGTAGTCCCGGAAACCTATATCAATCCGCTGGATATTGATTATACCTATATGGTTTATAATTCCAGTAAGAATATTTCCTATCGTTCGGGTGCCGATCCCGCGGTAATTGAATTTCAAGGCGAATACTATATGTTCGTTACCCGTTCTTTTGGGTACTGGCATTCTAAAGATTTGATTAATTGGGAATTTATAAAGCCAGATCAATGGTTTTTCGAAGGCTCCAATGCACCAACCGCTTTTAATTATAATGATTCGCTGGTATATTTTGCGGGAGATCCGGCAGGCTATGGAAGTATTCTGTACACCGATGATCCCAAAAGTGGTGAGTGGACACCAACGGCATCAATTTCCAATAATATCCAGGATTCCGAATTATTTATTGACGATGACGGGAAAACCTATCTGTATTGGGGCTCGTCAAATGTACATCCGCTGCGTGTGAAAATGCTGGATAAAGATGATCGTTTTATAGAAACCGGAGTTGAAAAAGAACTTTTCAACCTGGTTGAAGAAGAACACGGTTGGGAACGTTTTGGCGAAAATAATTACCATCCAACTTTAAAGGAAGGTTATATGGAAGGTGCTTCAATGACCAAACACGATGGTAAATACTATTTACAGTATGCGGCGCCCGGGACACAGTTTAATGTGTATGCCGATGCCGCTTATGTTGGAAAAAGTCCGCTTGGTCCGTTTAAATACATGAAAAATAATCCCATGAGTTTTAAGCCGGGCGGTTTCGCGAATGGAGCAGGCCACGGGATTACTATGAAACAAACAAATGGGCAATACTGGCATTTTGCGACCATGGCATTGGCTTCCAATTCTCATTGGGAACGTCGGTTAAGTATGTTTCCAACTTATTTTGATGATGAAGGTTTAATGTACACCATTACAAGCTATGGTGATTATCCCTTATACGGTCCAGATCACCCTACAAAAGCAGGACTGCATAATGGCTGGATGTTGCTTTCTTATCAAGGAAAAACAAGAGTCTCCTCTTCGCAAATGCAGGTGAGGAAAAGTACTTCTACTTATGATGATTTTGATATTACCGAAATGCCGCTGGAAAGAAATAATGAAGGTGAAATTATTTCGAAGTTGTTAACCGATGAAAGTCCGAAATCTTATTGGGTTGCTGAAGCCAATGATGATAAGCAATGGGTAGAGATCGAAATGCTTTCCCCAGGAAATATTTATGCTTTTCAACTGAATTTTCACGATGAAGAATCGGGCATTTATACCCGTACCGAAGGTTTGCGACACCGATTCACCCTGGAAGTTTCAGAAGATAGTGAAAACTGGGAAACAGTTGTAGACCGAAGCAAAAGTTTTAAAGATACACCGAATGCCTATATCCCCCTTAATCAACCTGTAAAAGGAAAATATGTGCGTTATAATAATATTGAAGTTCCGGGTAATAACCTGGCTTTATCTGAGATAAGGGTTTTTGGGAAAGGTTTAGGTAAGAAGCCTGCTAAGGTTAAAGACTTTGAAATTTCTCGGCAGGAAGACCGGAGGGATGCTGCTTTTTCTTGGAATCCGGTTAAAGGAGCCCAGGGCTATAACATTCGCTGGGGGATTGCGCCAGATAAATTGTACCACGCCTGGTTAATTTATGATGAAAATGAACATTTTATGCGCAACCTGGACCGTGATACAAAGTATTACTTCCAAATTGAAGCCTTTAACGAAAATGGAATTTCAGAAAAAACTGAAGTTCAGGAAGTGAAATAA